One part of the Hydra vulgaris chromosome 01, alternate assembly HydraT2T_AEP genome encodes these proteins:
- the LOC136075219 gene encoding autophagy-related protein 16-like, with protein MFWSRYKLQFYKNTDMNYLLACTQDDSLKLIDLRRNQIVSTYRTDGFKVAFGYTRACFRMLNMLYVGRMTTIFMSAVIATAWHPNGYFILSSDKNKHLILWNDF; from the exons atgttttggtcACGATACAAGctacagttttataaaaatacagatATGAATTATCTTCTGGCTTGCACGCAAGATGACTCACTAAAACTGATTGATTTAAGAAGAAATCAAATCGTATCGACATACAG AACTGACGGTTTTAAAGTTGCATTTGGTTACACTCGTGCTTGTTTCAG GATGCTCAATATGCTTTATGTGGGTCGCATGACAACAATATTTAT gagCGCAGTTATTGCAACAGCATGGCATCCGAatggatattttattttatcaagcgACAAAAATAAGCACCTTATTTTGTGGAATGACTTTTGA